The Eubalaena glacialis isolate mEubGla1 chromosome 3, mEubGla1.1.hap2.+ XY, whole genome shotgun sequence nucleotide sequence AGAAGGTGGCTGGCCGGGTGATAGTGGAGGTGTGTGAAGTCACTGTAGTCAAAGCTGTCAGGATCCTGGCTTGCGGAGTGGCTAAAGTCCTGTGGATGCAGGGATCCCAACAGTGCAAACAGACACTGAACTACCTGCGCTACGAAGACACGCTTCTTGTGGACGACCAGCCAACAGGTGAGTGACCCAGCCGTTTGCTGGAAGGTGAAAGCTGATTCgagaagagaattgaaaacaaataaatggatccTACGGTATAGATTCTAAGTTGCTCAGGTTGTGTGGTTTGCATTTTGTGTGGCTTCCTtatcttttttagttttaatttgcaaactcctcccaccccccacccgaaAAAGGGTGATGTGTGCAATTTCTTATGGTGCTGTGTTCTGTAGGTGATCCTGAGGGATGTTGCCTTAGCTATTGAAAGATTTTCTGTGTGCATAACTTGTTTATTCTGTTTGCTTCCTGTCTGAGATGATAGTAGCTTAACTGTCCTGGTTGAGCCTTTGAGCACTGCAGGGCTTTGCAACTTTTTGGCCCAACGAAATGCATCAGAATCTCTTAAGAACATAAGGGATGAAAATGGGGGTTCTACAATACTCTTATATGCTGCCCAAGAATTCCATATCGCACAGATGCATTTTAAGTGTAACAAGAAACCTAATGGCTACTcgcttttctctctcttcaggtGAGAATGAGGTGATCATGAGACCTGGAAACAAATATGAATACAAGTTTGGCTTTGAGCTTCCTCAGGGGTATGTATCAGCTAAATGCATCTGTGGACTTATCTTCCCGTCCTTTGATCACTTACTCTTCTTGGagagcatttttaaattaattgtttcttttttcttgataaagGCCTCTGGGAACATCTTTCAAAGGAAAATATGGGTGTGTAGACTACTGGGTGAAGGCTTTTCTTGATCGCTCCAGCCACCCAACTcaggagacaaagaaaaactttGAAGTGATGGATCTAGTGGATGTCAATACCCCTGATTTACTGGTGAGGTTCATTTTAAGATTCTATTCTTCTGGGTTTCAGGGATAATAAGTCAAGTGTCTAGGGCATTAGAGTGAAGCCCCTCAGGGAATCAAGTCCTAAGTCATCAAGGTGGGAGGGAAAGCTGCCTATTCTAAATAAGCagtggaaaggaaagagaagcagagaaaggatCTCTAGAAATTCTCAAAACACGTTTTTCTCCTCCATTCTACATAGGCACCTGTGTCTgctaaaaaggagaagaaagtttCCTGCATGTTTATTCCTGATGGGCGGGTGTCCGTCTCTGCCCGAATAGACAGAAAAGGATTCTGTGAAGGTAAGGATCTAGTGCTTAAAATGGGAGACTATTAAAACAGGAACTGTGGGTTTGGGGGTAAGGGCAGGAGACAGGGACAGATGAAAAGTCATCAACTGTACTAAGCATCAGTTTTCATCTTTCTCATTGCTAGGTGATGAGATTAACATCCATGCTGACTTTGAGAATACGAGTTCCCGCATCGTGGTCCCCAAAGCTGCCATTGTAGCCCGCCACACTTACCTTGCCAATGGCCAAACCAAGATGCTGACGCAGAAGCTGTCATCGGTCAGAGGCAATCATATTATCTCAGGAACTTGCGCATCATGGCGTGGCAAGAGCCTTCGGGTGCAGAAGATCAGACCTTCTATCTTGGGCTGCAACATCCTTCGAGTTGAATACTCCTTATTGGTGAGTTGGTGGGGCTGGAGAGAGAAATTGTTCATCTGTCAGAACAATAGTGGTGTTTTCTCCAGATCTCCAGTCTAACAAACTGCCGTCTCCTTTTCTAGATCTATGTTAGCGTCCCTGGCTCCAAGAAAGTCATTCTTGACCTGCCCCTGGTAATTGGCAGCAGGTCAGGCCTCAGTAGCCGGACATCCAGCATGGCCAGCCGAACCAGTTCTGAGATGAGTTGGGTAGATCTAAACATCCCCGATACCCCAGAAGGTGAGCTAGACCTAATGTCTGTTCTTCCTTTCTGGCCTGCTTGGGTTTGTAAAATTGGTGATGGTCAAGCATTCCTTGGCCAGGCTTCTTATCCCCATACTTTCTCTCTCTAGCCCCTCCTTGCTATATGGATATCATTCCTGAAGATCACCGATTGGAGAGCCCCACTACTCCTCTGCTAGATGACACAGATGGTTCTCAAGACAGCCCTATTTTTATGTATGCTCCTGAGTTCAAGTTCATGCCACCACCTACTTACACTGAGGTGAGTATTGTCATTTTACCACTACATTTGCCCTAAGCCTACTATAGGAAGTTGACTTGGAGGGATTGCTAAACTGGGTTGTTCTTTTAGTTCTCACCCAAActaaaatgttcttttctttcttcctcccaggTGGATCCCTGCATCCTCAACAACAATGTGCAGTGAGCATGTGGAAGAAAAGAAGCAGCTGTACCTACTTGTTTCTTTTCATCTCTCTTCCCGGACTCGTACTTTTTTAGAGACTCAGTAGTCTCTACAGTGGGGTACCGGTCCACCCCAGCCTCTGACTCTCCAGTGTAGGAGGTGATCAGCATGCAATCTCCTGGGCTTTAATAGGTGCGCACTCGTCCTCAGCCAGTGAGATGTGATACGGGGTATTTTGCTGGATGGGTTTAAAAACATACTAGAAAAATTCAGGCcaatcccattttcttaaatctctTTGAAAATTGAGGCATTTTCAGTACTTTTGAATAAGGGGTAGAAATGGCCTCCTGGCATGGTCTTCCCAGTGTTTTATGGAGGGGATTATAGATTGTTATAACAAGAGACCTTGAACCTCTGCCATGTAGAGGAGAGCCAATTTAGCAAActaggaaaatgaaaaggaaaaaactcacGGCCAAAACTTTGGGAAAAGGATGTTCTTAAAATCGTTGTGCCCGTTTGTTTGTAcacttataggaaaaaaaaaaaaagccctccagAGCTGATTTGGTTTGGACTTTGGAGTGAGCTTCCCATGTGGATTAAAGGGAAGAAGCTCAAAGGTTGTCTTTGTTCAGAAAGTACTTTAATCAGGTGTAAAGCGGTAGTAACTGTGCCCCACCAAAGGTCTTAAAAGCCATTTTTAGAGCCTATTGCACTGTGTTCTCCTGTTGGCAAACATTTTCACGTGGgagaatgtgtttttttttttcatgtgactCCTTGGAATTGATTCTGAGGTGATGTTCTTAGCACTTTAGTTTGTGTCAaatctgggatttttttcctttctcaagtgTAAGCTAAAACTGGTCTACTATGTCTCTAGGGGTAAGCAcaacgacaaaaaaaaaaaaaaaagtgttactgCTTTTGAGACTTTGTCCCAGTGTACAGAATTCTGCAATTCTGACACTCTAATTATATGAGAAGGGTTGCTGCTATCAGCCTTGCCCACTGTGACTTCtccaaacccaaggaggaactcTAGATCAAAATGCCCCAACACTGTGATCAGAGCATCCAGATGTTGCCATGAGAAACTAGAGGGCAGGTCTTCACAAAAGCTGTGCGGGCTCCCTTTCTGCCCAGTGTTAGGAGACAGGGATGTTGACAGCCCCTTTCGCACTGCAGCCTCTAGCACTTGCTCAGTCTCCCTCAGCCTTAGCACTTTGTTCACTGTCCTGTGTCAGAGCACTGAGCTCTATCTTCCCTTTCCTGAGAAAGTATGTGGGCTGAaggtggtttcattttttttttttgttttttaattgtatatCTTTTTGTATGACAAAAACTATATTTTGTACTTAACCAGATATATTTTTTCACCCCAGGTGGGGGTattctttgtaaaaaataaataaataaaataaagtttttttttaatggcaaaaaagtttgttttcttgtctCTGAGATGGTGTTGAAGAAGTTATTAGAAAGAAAATGTGCCCAAAGGAGCTTTCCCCCTACTTCACAATTCACATTGTTGAAAACCCTGTAGAGAAACCATTTCCTATTGACGGTAATGAATATAGTCAGAATGCGGGTTGGTGGGGTGAAGAGGGAAGGAATTTGAGCTACACTGTCTTTTGTCCAATTCACTAAAGAACTGTAGTGGGATCTTCTGGTGGCCTAAGCTAGTTTTCTACATCTATAGTTAATCATTACTAAATTCCTTCAACTTTGGAGTGCATGAAGCTTTGATTTTTGTTTAATGAGCTCTTGAAATACAGGGAAATGAAGTTTGTGAGGGGATTTGGAAGGAAAAGGTTATGGGTCTCTTTCATAATTTGGTTTCATCATAGTTTCTTCCCAGTATAAGCCTGGTTTATATGCAGGAAGACATAATACAGGACTTAAGGATTTAGAGTTACGACCAAGTTATTTGAAGGCAGCTACCGTTTATCTCTGCAGCTCCCATTACAGTTCGTATCCAAGTACATGATCATAAcctagtaaatgtttgctgaatattcAAACCAACCCTCATTCCTTATGATATGCTTCAGCAGTTTCTGTTACTTCCTTGTAGAGTAATAACTGATTGATGGCACAATTTCACCTCTAattgaaatgatttttattattccgAAAGGAGTGACTAGGAGTGACTAGTGATGAGAAACCCTGAGATGGGAGAGGTTAGCATACATTCTGATTTCTGGTTCATTTAAACCTTTGCAGACAAATCTAGTCCTAGCCCTTATTTGGGGGTTGGCTTTTCTATGGACCTCCACATAGTAATTCCAGACCTCAGGCTCCTGgaagttcataaaatcaatgtaaaTTGAACAGAAAGTAGGATTGAAAAGATTCTTTTCCACTTCAATCTTTGTCTGCATCTATCTTGCATTCTCAGCAGCTCTTTTGCTCTCTCCTGGCCGTTGTTTTTCTTTACCAAGGTGTCAGTCTCTAGCTCTGCTGCCATGGTGACTGTGACCTTTACTCTCACCTCTGCCTCCTTTTCTTACCTGTTCAACAATTTAGTGCCTCCGCCCTTTTTCAACTCTGTGACCAGGAAACTAAGTCAAAGTTGATGGAAAAGTTTTTCTGGAGCTTGTTTTGCAGGGACTGGAGGGATAGAGCAAGGACAAGAGCAGGCCAGAGGGCaggacaaagagatggagagaccaTGGAGTACAGAAGCCTGGTTGTTTGTGTATACAGCCTGGCTACTGGTACCTGATATGAGAAGGGGATGGAGAGGGTAGATAACTTACACCCAAGGTCTGATAGAGATTTGATCCTTGAAGGGCCAGAAcatatgcacatcctcctgataCCCTAATACCTCAAATccagcactgtccaacagaactttctgtaaTCATGGAAAAGTTCTATATTTGCCCTAATACGGTAGCCACTATCCACATGTGACTAGTGAGCTCTGAAATGTGGCTACTCTTCCTGatgaactgaatttttatttctgtttattttaaatttagttagCTCCCTGTGACTAGTGACTATCATATTAAACAGCACAGCAAAatctgaggaaggaaggaagcagctATAGCTGTTCACCCAGAGGAAACACATCCCTCCCTTAGAGCACAGAAGTCTCCACTGGACTTCCTTTTGCCTTCGATACACAACGTCTACCCCACCCCAGGACATCTGCACATAGGCTTGCTTAAGTACTCTTCCTTAGGTCCCGGCCCAGCTGTTTCTCCACTTAAGTGGGTGGATATCTTGGgtcttcctttcctttgctcttctcatatgccttttaatttttaaagagctaTAACCTACATGTACAGCCATTTGAGGAGGTCCAGTTCTTAGTATCATTTATTCATTAGGCCCAATCTGGTATAGGAAGATCtgagagaagacagaaagaaaactaaagagagaaaagagctagagaaagtaaaattaacaaggaaagaaCAGATACTTCCACAACCAGGATCCTTGGCTACCTTGATAACTCTGAACAGACTGGAAAAACAAGGATATAACTTGGGTTGAGGCATCGGGAGGGAAAAGTATGGAGGGAAGATCTGACCAAACACCTGGTCAACAAAAAACAATCATCTAAGAGCTGAAGGTTATGAAGTGGGGTAAAAGAGTGGCTTTTGCCCAGTTCTTTCAGTAGTATACAGACCCCTTCCTAGTATTCTTTCCTTGGGCTATCTCTAGGTGATGGAATGCATAagatggataaggaaaatgtttTACTGACTCTTTGATGGCCCCTGTCCCAAGCATCCTGACCTCAATAGTTCTGgcgtggaaagaaagaaatttttgtcCCATTCTCTGTTCTGACCCTACATTCACTTCcatttccaaaactgaaaaacTTCCTCTCAGAGATGACTGCAGAACCAGGGCTGCAGGTCCTGGCCCAATAGGTGAGTCTATAGCCTAGAAAAAGTTCAGGGATCAGCCTCCTTATACTATTAAGGAGAAATAGTATAGTTTGGTAATTAAGCACAATACCAACTGGAGCCAAACTATCTAAATTCAAATCCTACTTCCACCACTTAACTAGTTGTATGACCTTGCAACTTGTTTAACCTTCTCTGTGCTAcagtttatctgtaaaatgg carries:
- the TXNIP gene encoding thioredoxin-interacting protein; the protein is MVMFKKIKSFEVVFNDPEKVYGSGEKVAGRVIVEVCEVTVVKAVRILACGVAKVLWMQGSQQCKQTLNYLRYEDTLLVDDQPTGENEVIMRPGNKYEYKFGFELPQGPLGTSFKGKYGCVDYWVKAFLDRSSHPTQETKKNFEVMDLVDVNTPDLLAPVSAKKEKKVSCMFIPDGRVSVSARIDRKGFCEGDEINIHADFENTSSRIVVPKAAIVARHTYLANGQTKMLTQKLSSVRGNHIISGTCASWRGKSLRVQKIRPSILGCNILRVEYSLLIYVSVPGSKKVILDLPLVIGSRSGLSSRTSSMASRTSSEMSWVDLNIPDTPEAPPCYMDIIPEDHRLESPTTPLLDDTDGSQDSPIFMYAPEFKFMPPPTYTEVDPCILNNNVQ